A segment of the Dermacentor andersoni chromosome 5, qqDerAnde1_hic_scaffold, whole genome shotgun sequence genome:
aaagagaggtgcgcgaATGGTTACGCCATTAGTGAAATCGtcgctctccgtcgcagccgagcgcgcgcgcagcaattTCTCTTCGGCTCCAAAATGGGTAGGCCAGGCGTCATACgtgctcctgaggagcaggcagctttcgatgagCAACGCCGCGCgcagaaccaggaacgagctcgTTTACgcagtgccgatgctgcagcccgggcacaagaacaggctcgtgcagtcgAGCACCAGCGGCAATTGCATACCGAgaatctggcagcctaccaagctgtcgtttaatgaaccgtcgggattaacccagtgataaacaatggggccacacgtttcagcttcgctggttaaccatctgttcGGAGTAATTAGGCGGTGATTTTTAAGAAAACTTTGTCATGAGCACACACCTTCTGTGGCATACATGCGTGCTTTATTAACGATGGTTACGTTGTACGCACAGCACAGAAGCAGTAGAAAACTTGGCGCAGCAAAGACTGACACGCTGAATTCTGTTAGTAGACCACAATGACTTTTTGAGCGGCTTTGTTGACACCAGTTTCGCCTTCCTTACTAACTATAATGACTAAACTAGCTGGAAGCGAACACCCCACTGTTGTAGGGCTTCTTGTCACAACTTACTTTGTTAATACATTTTGTGCAATTTCGCACTTCGACAGCTCTCAATGCCTTCGAAACTTTTTCGCGAGCTGTATATTTTTGTAATACATGACATAACATTTGAAAAATTGTAGAACTTTACCTAATTTGTAAATCTCACGTGGAATTTGGGAAAGTAGGCAAGTATcgttcaagttttctttttttttttactgaagtgcTTTTTTTCATAAGCATCGTTAGcccatgattttggcttctagcgcgaagtgaaacacggacacagaaaggagcagacaggacgagcactaactctcaactaaatttttattaaaacgaagaacatatatataggtgattgcaaaaaccgtagcaaaagaacatgacaaggtaaaaagcatcagtttaacatatcagggggtatagaagtcaaagaacaaaaattactacagattagtacacgtattgcgaaggtactgaaattcgcaatctaacagagacaacgaagcatgactgacgcaagtgtctcctaatctttttatgtggaatgcctcgataattttccgcgtggtttggcatctgtgtctagaaagaattttcgtgtcttcaaagaaaggttcgcaaccacactcgaaacaatgtgccgctaaatgtgatgcattggggttgtttagtgaatgtttgtgttcttttagtctaatgttaatgcaactgccactctgtccaatgtaagctttcccacactcgagtggaatctgataaactatacccgtgttgcaaggcactaaaggagacacatgtttaactccgcaatcatcttttctttttttgccttcctgttcaagtctcctatttatcatagggcacatgttagacaacttgcgtggggccgagaaaacggtactgacgtcatacctattggccacattccttaaaccatgggataatctatgtatgtagggtactacagcaaactttgtttcttttttctgtttttcttgtttcttaccggagctttttacccattttacaagtttttcgcaggttagtgataatagatgcactggatagctagcttttccaagcctttctatctgttgtgaaaaacttcgttgcatattgtgcggacatgacttagtaatggcagacctaagagttgaataagctaccccctgtttaacaagtttagaatggCAAGAAGAATATTCTAGCAGTGGCTTTTTGgccctaggcgaataatgccaacagacatgctcatcctgaaacgttaagcacagatctagAAACTGTAATTTGTTGTCCTGGATAATCTCTAGCGTGAAACCTAGGTCCCCACCACTttccctaaaaacttttaaaatatccgtagctttcttggtgtagttatcgcgagaacaaaataccagatagtcgtctacgtatctaaacgcatgcaccgccaattccttaagattgttttgtagcTTTCTATTAACGCGACTTAGATAAATGTCACTCAAAACTGGCGCAACTTTAGAACCAATACAAACTcccgatttttgtacatacatagaactaccccattttacaacggtattccctaagtaaaacaacaaaagttctAAAAAAGATTCCACGGGCATCCCACAGTCCTGAGTAAATCGGAACTCATCATTGTTGAGCGTCAGTGCTTCTTTAACACCACACAGTAGTTCCGACtgcggaagcgaataaaaaaggtctttaacatcaacactgatcgctgagcatttacctggattattttctgttaggaaggctacaatttcttccgaatgtcttatcaggaaggggtcattaagacgaactgaagacaatacattatgcaaaaaagttgaGACTGTGTACTGCCACGttcctttttcagaaataatGGCTCGAAAAGGAACTTCCGGCTTATGTGTCTTAGCACTAAAAAATATGTCGAGGTGCATTCCCTTGGTATGTTTAACTCCTGACGCGAGGCGCTCCAGACCAAATTTCTCAAGCAAATCAATTGcagtttttttcactttctttaaattgGTAATTTTTGGAACAAAATTTTTGTCAATAGCGGTTTTAGCTTTTTGTGCGTACAATTCTTgaggaacaacaacaaagaaaccttCTTTGTCCGCAGTAACCAACCTAAGCTCATGCTTGACGAAAAAACGCGACACACCAGTTAGGTTGTCTGACTTACTGGACTGAGGTACAGTCCTCGCGATCACATCAACGCACTCAGTCACACACCTGACACTCAGTCACACACCTGGACACAAgactgtgtccgtgtttcacttcgcgctagaagccaaaatcatgttaccgtaccaactcgcccaactgtctatccttttgcatcgTTAGCCCCTTGGTTCTAAAGCATACGGTAGAAGCAGCAGTGTTTTCACGCGGGCCATACGAAGGCTCACTTGAGCGTCTTGGGTGCTTAGTgcgattaccattcttaggatagTTGATGCACTTTCAGATATTTGCATTTTCCTTTCACGCCAACTCGGGTCACTTGCGAGTAGCACGTGTGCGAGTTTTTGCTGCCCATGGGCGAAGCTCTCACTTCCTAGCGCGCTTCCTAGCACCAAACATGTGCCGCTGGTTAGGCGCTActgtgtgtgtgccactctttCAATAATCATAGTATGTAAAACGTATCAACACCAATTACACCCCCATCATAAGATAGATTGCTAATCGAAATAACGTCGCGAATCATATCCGAAGGAAGAATGCACCgtccattttttctttcttttttttcggaaaGCGCTGCAGATGTGATGTCTTGGAGTGGGCAGTGTTGTTGCTTGGTGTCTCACAATTGCTCTGGTGCGGAGAAGTGCGCTTAGCGATTGTGAAAAGAGGAAAGGAAAGCGAAAAACAGAACTTTAATAGAAATTTTAGGAAACTGATGCGCAGACCCGTCATCTAGCGAAAACCGTGTCCAGAGCAACCTTTGATCTCATGCTTTACGCTGGTCCGCCATCGTGTATCCCAAACAGGTGGCACTTAGTAAATGTATTCATTCCCGTAGCACTTCGCCTACTTACGATACTTGCCTGTTCTTGTCGTACAAATAAGTGCCTGACATTCACGCACCTATGTTAAACGAATAGAGCCTTGATTAGCGCGTTTGTCACAAATTTGAATTTAACGGTGATTGAAATCCGCTATGGTTTGGAATCCGTGAGCACTATTGTCTTCATTGTGCAAGCTTACGCAGTGGAGCCAATTGAGGTTGCGAATCTCTACCGTTGTTTTTAAAGGTCATAGAAAATGCTCGTGAGGCAGAGTATCAAAGTAAGAACGGCTGGCGTATTTGTAACAAAATTGAGGAATATGCCCGTTAGCGGGCTTTCTCAGGCGTGTGAAACCTACACGCATGAGGAGACTAAATTCAAGCTCAACTAAATTTCAAGCACAAAATCGTTAAACACCCCTCCCCACTGCATCCACGCAATTCCTTTTGTCAGAGGCTTTTCAAGCAGAGGCGTACTCCCCTAAGGGGCACCTGGATGAAGGCTAGCATAGATGGCCAGTAGCGTACCCCTGTTAAGACACCTCAGAGCTAACGCAATATATATAGGTGAACATGGATGCGTGTCTTTAGTTAGTGTGTGCCATATGGTGTAAGAAATATGGGGCCGGAGGCAGAACGGGATGCGGCGGGCTCACATCTTAAgattattatatattattattattataattgcATGTCTTGACGTTTTTACGGACTACGTGTACACGGACCAAAGTTAGCAAAGCCCAGGCAGGCTGTCGAGAAATCAGCAATTAACTGGCGAAAAGCTGGAATGGCTGTGTTGACCTCACTTTATGCTCATGTTATAACGTAAGTACATTGTAGGACCCACTACTCGACAAAAACAAAGACCATGGGATGATGACTAGAAATCAATAACTATCTTCTGAAGAATATTTACGAAAGGAAccggcgcacgttgttttctgccaaaccacaagttaagcatgcacatgctgcttttgccagagcgtgcacgtggatttctgcaaaacgacgtgctaagcacgcccatgctgtgctttacagcgcacgcgcgtgatcttgtgccaaaccacttgttatgcatgcacatgcatcttttggtagacgcgcctTTTGGTAGACCTGCGCTAAGTGTTAGGTCAATTATGTAACTCTTTATTGTTTATGCAAACAAGTCCCGGCGCGCTAACTCTGTATGATGTGACCATGTACATGATGCGACCTGAACGCTTCTGATAAGAATTTCACGCTGGCGCTTTTGGAAGCCTGCAATTATTTCGCAGCGGCTCATTTCAGAACCTTACAGCCTTAATAGATTTGTTGAACTAAATAGTTATATTTATCGTAATGTTAGAGCGTGACGCGTCCTTATATTGTCGTTCTCTGCCTGGCAAAGATTGAAAAGCGGATACTCATGCGGTTAGTGCCTAAGTCTTCTTCTCATTCAGTCACTGCTGCAGCTCATTTTAGAAGTTTTCGGGAAGGCCTTGACTGCCGAACATTACATCATGCCTTTATAACATATTTATTTGGCAACGCACTCATTGGGAATTACCTTTTATGGACTTCCTGTGTTATTTCGTCACTAACACAAAGATAACGGAAGATAATATGGATAAATCCGATAACGAATGCGGAGATACGGTATTGTGTTGAAATGCTTGTGGACAGCGCCTCCGCGCAAATGTTAGGAAACGAAAGAAGAAACGGACAGAAATAACGTTCTTTTTATCCGTTTCTGCGTTCTCTTTCAAACCTTTTGGGCCACAAACATAGTCAGCTatgcaccagctagcccaacGTCGTATTTTGCTAGATATGGGCCGTGGAATACCCTCAGCTATTACTTGCGAGTGTGTTGTGCAGATCCTCGCGTCCGACGCAGCGGCTGCACTAACAGCAGACACTTAACATTCGGCGCGTTCGCTGGTGCCACTGAAGTTCCTTAATTGTCCCATGCTACTACTGCAGGGTCAGGTTGCACGAGACCACTTTTGAAAGATGTAACTTCGTTGCTCCAACCAGCGACACAAACGGATGACAAATGGGTTTTTCGCATGCGGCGCACGACGCTGTGTGTGCGAACACTGCGCACCCTGCGTCTTCACTGGAGCGAATTCTCTGCGCTCTTTGTATCAGGGAAGCGGTGACTAGGCGTATGTTGCTGGCCGTCTGCCTTATCTAGACGGGCTCTTGAAAAGAGAAAATGGTCTCCTTTCTTTCGGTGTCTTCAGGAAGGAGACCGCGCACCGGCCGCTACTTGCATTTTGATTCGGTTCATGTGGCCTGCCAGAAACGCTCAGTCCGCGCTTCCCTGACACAAGAGCACAGAGGATTTATTCAAGTGAAGACCGCGGAGCCTCTGACCTGTCCAGGGTACGCCGAAAAATTTCAGTGTGCGGGAACCCGAAAAGTGTTTTCGGTCCGTAGAGCAGCGTGCGCGTAGCACCGCGACGTCGCGCATGGTGCGGCCCCAGGTCTGCGCCGCCGTCCCCTATGCGTCAGGTGTCTGTGAACATGTGCTCTGAGGACATTTGACGTGTACTTGGCCCATGTTCCTACACAGAAGTTGCAGTACAAATCGGCACGCGCGAAATAACGGCTCGAAAAAGAGCAGTTTCCAGGCGGGGATGATGAATACCCTGCAGTGCCAACTTTGACTATGTTTTACATCGGCGATAGCGGGAATTTCGAAAGCGACTAAGATAACACATGActgacgctgaaaaaaaaaaaaagaacctaatCTCCAACGCACTTGTAGAGCACGCGGTGGCTGCTAATAATAAGAACGACTGGGCTAAGGCAAGCGTAATTGCAATGAGAAAGACTAGAATTCTCTGCAGAATTTATAATCTGTCCTTACCCAAACTGCGGAAAAACGCTGAATCAAAAAGATGGCAATCCTCCACATTCATTCGCAAGGTGTCTTGGCCGCGTACTAAAACGGACTCTAGCTGGCTATTCGACGAGTTTATTttctgtgaacaaggcttccgcacggaagccgaaacgtcttaaAAGCTTTTTAACCTATACTTTTCGGCCGGCGTTTTAactattttattcgtttttcatgctCACTCTCGCAAACAAGATGTAGTCGAACCATCCTTCTTACATTTGCTTGGCGTCCCGTCCGACGCTACTCCTCACGGGGGTGATTGTCATACTGCCGATGCACTGGGCAACTAGGCGACGGGAAGGTCACGGAAGTGATAGGCGTACCATTTCTTTCATAGCATACGTTCCGTTTGACTTACCCAGTGATCACGCACCGAAAGTGATATACCCGAAAATACGCATCCGAGATTGCGGCCCCCGTTAGCATGTAACAATTCgcacgaggtaaaatatcaagAGAGACCGTCTGCAGCGAGTGATGGTATCAAATGCTATTCGTATAAAACGTGCGCAATTGCATTTTATAGCATTAGACAGCTGCAGTGACATGCATCCGTACAGATGATGTGCAGCGATATATGTGTGTAACATTCAATTTTCTTTGGAGTGAAGTTTTAGTTAGGCGTCTTCCAATTCTTACCCTAAAACTACGTTGTGAAATGAAAGACAAATTCATTTCTTCAGCGATCGCTGCACGTGCTTTGCGCGTTCTCCAAGTTTAATTAGTTCACGAAGAGGAATAAGCTATGATTTCTCTAGTACGTGTGCCCCATTTAACCTCATAACGCTTGCTTTCTCACCTGGctaaccaaaaattttaaaataaGTCATCGTTTTGTGTAGCAATTTGGTAGGGCTATAGTGAGAAAAATGCGCGATGTTTATTATCATTATGCACAGCGTAACTAGGAATACCAAAGCTCTCCTTTCCTGACCATTACCCTCGCAGCACCATATAAAACCCGATAAAAAAGAACCGTTACAAAACTTCAGTCTTCGCAGAATACACGAGCCTTCTCAGCTAGAAGAAAGCAGCGCAAAACGCATTACAGTGTCATAGACACACGAATAAAGAAAGCATATTCGACACTGAAAAGAGATTTGAAACACTCGGTTATTTGGTGTCATCAAAGTGCACTGCGTCGGTAACATCAATCTCTGTTAAAGTCAATGTCTCGCACACGCGCTTTATGCACTCATTTCTGCTGcggaatggttttttttttttgctgctcttGTTTACCTCAACTCTCCGGCGCAGAACACTGCTTTCTGTTCATTAGTCCATTCTGCAAGAAAGGACTCTGCGAAAACTTCAGAGAAAGCATCGTGTTCGATTTGTAATTGTACATCTTATGTTATAATagagaaacaaagaagaaagaaagaaataaggcaAGAAAGAAATCGTCCTTTAGTATTTCGACGTATTCACGAGACAGTCGAGTCTTGAAGAATTTATGTAGCAGGGTGTCGATCTTCGGTGCAGCGTTCTCCAGACGGAGACATGAATGAACGCGATTTCATCCCAGCACAATGAGTAAAATGAGcgctgcagagaaaaaaaaacgcacttggGATACTTTCAGTTTTACGCGCACGCTTGAATTGTTTCAATCACTAAGAGTTCATGTAACGTAGCAGTGCGTCGAGATTAGTCTTCAGAAGTCGGAATTCTCTCCTTATTCGTTGTGCTTCCGGAAACACAGATGGCTTTGACTGCGTGTGCCACACTAgaacctgaaaaagaaaaaaaaaagaacaagaagaaatatAGGCAGGGTGATTACTTCAATATTGGAACTGTGCGAAAAAATGGGACGTGACAAGCAGAAGAGATgaagtttagcaggatgcgttgttgggcaagttggttcattgtaataggaaacattggttgcgctttctagacattCACAgtcctgtcctgtcttcttacatgtgaatgtctagaaagcgcaaccaatgtttcctattaAGCAGAAGAGGTGTTAATCTTCACGTCCCGTCTTCCCGAGAACGAACAAACACAAACTACCCCAACTTTTAAAAAGTACTAAAAAAACTTTTAAAGTACTAAAAATGATATACTACTGATCGAGTTGATATTTCATGATAAATAAGGGAGCGTTAGGGACGAAAGAAGGGAACAATAAGGCGACCGCACAAGCGCTGCAATACTACTGTGATTATTTGGAACCAGTTACACGAAAAGGGTACTTCCAACTAGCATAACAGTCTGACTGGCAGGTTTATCAGATACCACTATGACATCCAAATTGAATGAAGTCAATATTCAACAATATTTATCAACTCGCTATCAACGCGCTGTTGGAGCACCTGATATGCTTCCTTGGTTGCAGTTACTTGCACGAATTTACTAGCACGCGTAGAGATAAACTATAATGCTTAAGGAAAATTAATGCAATCCTGAAACATTTTATGACGAAGCTTAAGTTTTTGAGATTTTCAGTTTCTCTAATCCTGTCAAACGcactaaatgtaaaaaaaagcccTGTGGTGCAGGCACTGCTTCTGTTTCTACAGCACCGTGTACCTGTTTTAATTTCGAGGAACTTCTTCTACTTGGCCTCATCATTTGCCACTTTTCTTTTAGCTTCTTAGCTTTGAGGTTTTACGCTGTGCAATCTAGCTCCTCTTCTAAGGCAAATCTCATTTCCTTTGTTCACCAACATCAACACCAATTTTCGTCTTGCCAATGTTCCTATTGTCTTTTTGATCCCGTTCGTAAAAGAATCTGAGCTTTGCCTTTTCAACTTTCGGTGCAGCACCCACGCTGCTTGTGGTTTCTCCAGCACACTCGCCTTGAATTATGTCACTACTTCCCACATTATGCACTAATCTCGGCTTCACCACATCAGTAGTCTTCAAATGTTAAACCTCAGACTTCTTTATATAGACGTTTTTTAATGTCTACAGAATAGCTAGCTCCGGCACTATACTGCAAACTTCACTTTTCAATGTGGTTATTTGTTGCCGCGTAGGTACCTAAAATTACCCTTTTCCTGTTTCGCACTACCTGAATTCTACTTGCTACTTGTCTTTCCCGGTTTTTTCTTCTTCCATCTTTGACACGTCGTCACAATAAAACTGAGCCGTGTTCTTGATAGCCGTGTGTCGTTTAATTTGAAGCCTTCGAATTTGTGACTTCCTGCACCAGAGACCACGCAATATATTTGCCTTGTATTCTTTACAGTAAATTTTCTTTTATTCTAACTTAGCATCAGCGCCGTGGTTCGAACTTGCACAGAAGCCTATGTAATTTGCGTATAGAATGTTCCAAGGTGCTTCTGCGTGTCGGCGGGCCAGAACAGCCATCTCCGTACTAAATTGAAAAGGACCAGTGCAAATTTTATAGGCTGTTGCTTTTTCAACGCACCTTCGTGGCGTTATCGCACAGAGGCTCCAGGTCTGCAAGCGATATGTTGAGGCTTTCGAGGAATTCGGTCTCCTGGCGACCTTCTCTGTGGGGCATAGAGAGGTGTGTGTTGTTTACCACCAGACGCAGGTTgacggcgaagccggccatgtcgACGGCGAAGCGTCGCCCCTTGGTGCTCGGGTCGTGAAAGCCTATCACGCTGCCATCCACCACCACGGGGCTACTGACTCCGGTTCTCAAAAGGGATCCAACAGGAAACACGCTCACAGTCTCTGTCCACCGGATCTAGGAATTATCGCAAACTTAGTATTATGCATTGCATGTCGTTGTTTCGAGGTAATACGACGCCTTATCTTCGTTCAACTGCGCTAACGATAATTTGCGAAAGGTAGCAATAATAGTTaccacacacgcgcgcgcacacacacacacacacacacacacacacacacacacacacacacacacacacacacacacacacacacacacacacacacacacacacgcacacgcacacgcacgcacgcacgcacgcacacgcacgcgcacacacacacacacacacacacacacacacacacacacacacacacacacacacacacacacacacacacacacactctcacacacacacacacacacacacacacacgcacgcacgcacgcacacagtaTAGCCGAAGAGAGGAGCCATTTTTACGTACGGACGAATCAGCTTACATAAACATGTATACATGCAGACTCCTAAATTTATTGTGCCGGCACGTTGCCCTCAATAGATGAACCAATTGTACCGGTTCCTTCGAATCTGTAAACGTATATACGCGTGGTTGCATTGACCTATAGCTAACAAAAGCTCCCCTAATCTTTGATATTAATACCTGCACAAATACAAGGGCTCTATTGACTATGGGGCAATTACGTAGACACTTCGAGTCCAGCGTGTTTCTGGGCGAGGTAGTGATGATTTAAAGTACAAGAAAATATACGTTCGCATTGAGTCGTCGGAGATGCCTTACCACGTCACGCTTACTTTCATAAGTTATAAGactatgcctcagagagacaagagcttgccaaagctttccaaaaactggacaatcggccgctttctgtgcaggtgctgctagaacaccgcccccatcgcccgtcggcccataaagcggtgaaggcgcttttgtgtttcttaaggacgacgggtttgtgcgaccatctgtggactattaacgcgatttctgtaagaccacacgcgtcagcgaactcgccgcaatttccttctttccttccctcctctctctccctgtgatctttgttttcccctttcccattcccccgatgtagggtagccaaccggacgttattctggttaacctccctgccttctacttttctctttccttcctatAAGACTTCTTGATAGAAGGCTCACCTCGTCGAACAGCCGATGGTCGTAGGAATTGTCGTCGTCGGCGAAGTACAGAACGCCAGGCAGCGTGGCGTTCGCCTGCAGCCAGGCGAGCGCCGTCCGGCGTGCGGACACACCCCGGCCCTTGGACCGCGTTTTGAGGTGTGGCGGGCAGGGCCCTAGCAGGTGGACGTGCGGGAGGCCGCAGTCGCGGAGCAGGCGGGACACCTGAATTAACCACGTTCAGTCGATAAAAGAAAGCAAAGCAGACCAGTGTACCATTAGCCAGAAATACGACGGCGCACTTGAAGTAGCGAGAAAGGGTTCATCTCAAAAACGCTTGCTGTAGTCATGCTTACGCGACTGCCATGGTAACGACTTAAGCTTACTAGTGCATTACATTAAAAGGCCTCAGCGGAAACATGAAGTGTATGAAGTATATCTTCATGGTGGCGGCTCACCTCACGTGTTTGTCAATATgtgttaaaattttctttttctacagaATACAGCTTAGTGGTGAGGTCCTTAGAGCACACGCCGGCTGTGGCCCAATCccttttatttcattattttggCGTGCCAGTAGTTCACTCGAATTCTAGGCCACTCCTTTCTTAAGCAGGCACCTCTGGCCATTACGCCTGTTTACACGAATTCGTGAAGATGAATATACGTGATGGCCTGATATCGGTTTATATAAGTGCTGCTAATGAAATTACAGGGGATGAGAGGTTTGGTAGAACGCGCTGTTGTTTTCAGCATTTCTTTCAAACAAAATTTGCTCATGACCAAAATTTTGTCTGAAATGTTTTGGGTCGTAACGCTTGAGAAAACCGATCAAGGTAATGCGCAACCAGAATGCTGGGCAACCATCTGCTGGGCAACCATCATAGAGACACTCAAGCAAGCTAGAGGTGTAAACAATTCGGAGATGCTCGGTGTGGTTATCTTAGTGGGCGCGAGACCATAAATTATAGCAATCcttgaacattaaaaaaatatagaTCTCTGAAAGTTCAAGGACCGCTATAAACGAGTTGAGGACAATGAAGAACTGG
Coding sequences within it:
- the LOC126531679 gene encoding galactosylgalactosylxylosylprotein 3-beta-glucuronosyltransferase S-like, yielding MASPLRGRMLLAVAALVCATLLFLCGYQSRTFGGWRTTNSDSPVGCPQWKPPPSEETFTEAKAPAIPTVYVVTPTYRRPTQMPDLVRVAQALMLATGVFWVLVEDAIQTTEAVSRLLRDCGLPHVHLLGPCPPHLKTRSKGRGVSARRTALAWLQANATLPGVLYFADDDNSYDHRLFDEIRWTETVSVFPVGSLLRTGVSSPVVVDGSVIGFHDPSTKGRRFAVDMAGFAVNLRLVVNNTHLSMPHREGRQETEFLESLNISLADLEPLCDNATKVLVWHTQSKPSVFPEAQRIRREFRLLKTNLDALLRYMNS